A window of the Dermatophagoides farinae isolate YC_2012a chromosome 2, ASM2471394v1, whole genome shotgun sequence genome harbors these coding sequences:
- the LOC124499997 gene encoding ABC transporter G family member 20 isoform X1: MNNNKKFTGFIDQPSSILSSPPTETLHHHQFDESKILQPPMKIFRSTSISISNNNNNDYLQYQQQQQQQQQQQQQKQHRSQLPQLFSGKSWAFERERNSYNYYRSEYPNDHNNHDDGGSEELEEQDEQERLASLEALRYALHHAPFCRNMHTLMSVPNEECFEMIGIPTKCAIRIESFSYENILDNINLEIPKGKIYALLGSANNGKSLLLKCILGRIPVYNSQAIEVFGQRPSLSPLSAICVGYMPQQIALHPELTIKQTLLYYGRLYQLPPSIICQRIQMLNNFFIETNHKNHHHHYSSSSSIQTSVHTLVRDLDQGNLWRLSLMVAIIHSPPLLLLDEPTDNVDPFVRSTVWSYLEKLSEKDGMTIVFTTKHPEELCYAYKAGLMRDGHVYIEDRPEELLRNYHCHTYIQMYNKFCMSNIPRRLRPSIAYYEQTNNDGQGFSGNLTIPPPSQLSYQTTQSQSLGEADNSSHNSNNFHDINHQQQQEQHFDGSGSDITATVANSVDNNKDKNTIHSYDGDDSNYSGDSMDVEDLQRTSLPLPMAQWPIAERRRTAYISHLFNFDFKRLYSLVLKNYFVIIGNIHLIILFYFIFPAMQIILVCFLSSRPFTSINNLPVTIVIAQSHDVNNPRIERLIRYTIDRSIFKPEIIVGDINESIKRIRRGETLAVIVPWLIEQTVIDFKNSSQNNDRTRDENSGGNNYNHDNDDEEEEDNFTYCQKLIYNWRMGFNSTMFGLRLHLDGSNFFINYLINFTLADSMQQLLTNDERMHELMPFDCPQIYHSMKQNHIPISLDIPNFLSRSSPPTNIKNLRLRFIEFILPGTILAIVFAYALVLTSYLFIKEQMAGLQERCLTAGASGIEILISHMISQSVLFFLQELLLIFLMKNMFGIPQRSIRWYGPGSLIWMLGFMGIVAGLFVGVICPRPRSAAFFISGIFMPGFILSGIIWPVESLPRFFYYISLSLPLTQPINSLRSIIFRGLDFRIGKITAGYTISSIYIVILVLSTLIIFKIKTSS, translated from the exons atgaataataataaaaaatttaccggttttattgatcaaccatcatcaatattatcatcaccaccaacgGAAacattacatcatcatcaatttgatgaatcaaaaattttacaaccaccaatgaaaatttttcgttcCACATCTATATCgatatcaaataataataataatgattatcttcaatatcaacaacaacagcagcagcaacaacaacaacagcagcaaaaacaacatcGATCACAATTACCACAATTATTTAGTGGAAAATCATGGGCTTTTGAACGTGAACGTAATagttataattattatcgttcAGAATATCCAAATGAtcacaataatcatgatgatggtggtagtgAAGAATTAGAAGAACAAGATGAACAAGAACGTTTAGCATCATTGGAAGCATTACGTTATGCATTACATCATGCACCATTCTGTCGTAATATGCATACATTAATGTCTGTACCGAATGAAGAAtgttttgaaatgattgGCATACCGACTAAATGTGCTATTcgtattgaatcattttcatatgaaaatattctcGATAATATTAATTTAGAGATACCAAAAGGAAAAATATATGCATTACTTGGTTCGGCAAATAATGGTAAATCATTGTTGCTTAAATGTATTCTTGGTCGTATACCGGTTTATAATTCACAAGCAATCGAAGTATTTGGACAACGACCATCactatcaccattatcagcTATTTGTGTTGGTTATATGCCACAACAAATTGCTTTACATCCAGAATTGACTATTAAACAAACATTACTTTATTATGGACGTCTTTATCAATTACCACCAAGTATTATTTGTCAACGAATAcaaatgttgaataattttttcatcgaaactaatcataaaaatcatcatcatcattattcatcatcatcatcaatacaaaCATCTGTCCATACATTAGTAAGAGATTTAGATCAAGGAAATCTATGGCGTCTTTCATTGATGGTAGCCATCATACattcaccaccattattattgttagaTGAACCAACtgataatgttgatccaTTCGTACGATCAACAGTTTGGTCTTATCTGGAAAAATTATCTGAAAAAGATG GAATGACTATTGTATTTACAACAAAACATCCAGAAGAATTATGTTATGCATATAAAGCTGGTTTAATGCGTGATGGACATGTTTATATTGAAGATCGTCCAGAAGAATTATTaagaaattatcattgtcatacatacatacagaTGTATAATAAATTTTGCATGTCCAACATTCCACGGCGTTTACGGCCTTCAATTGCTTATTATGAACAaaccaataatgatggccaAGGATTTTCAGGAAATTTAacaataccaccaccatcacaatTAAGTTATCAAACAACACAAAGTCAATCATTAGGTGAAGCAGATAATAGTAGCCATAATTCCAACAATTTTCATGATATTAATcaccagcaacaacaagaacaacactTTGATGGTTCAGGATCTGATATTACAGCTACGGTAGCAAATTCagtagataataataaagataaaaataccattcattcatatgatggtgatgatagtAATTATTCTGGTGATTCAATGGATGTTGAAGATCTACAACGTACATCACTTCCATTACCAATGGCACAATGGCCAATTGCTGAACGTCGTCGTACAGCATACATATcacatttatttaattttgacTTTAAACGTCTTTATTCATTGGTTTTAAAGAATTATTTCGTCATAATTGGAAATATTCACCTCATcatattgttttattttatatttccaGCTATGCAAATAATTTTAGTTTGTTTTCTATCTAGTAGACCATTCACTTCTATAAATAATCTACCTGTCACTATTGTTATTGCTCAATCACACGATGTAAATAATCCACGTATTGAACGTTTAATACGTTATACGATTGAtagatcaattttcaaaccGGAAATTATTGTTGGCgatataaatgaatcaatcaaacgtATACGTCGTGGTGAAACATTAGCCGTTATTGTTCCGTGGCTCATTGAACAGACGgtaattgattttaaaaattctagtcaaaataatgatcgtACACGAGATGAGAATAGTGGTGGCAATAATTacaatcatgataatgatgatgaagaagaagaggaTAATTTTACCTATTgtcaaaaattaatttataattGGCGTATGGgtttcaattcaacaatgTTTGGCCTTCGATTACATTTGGAtggttcaaatttttttatcaattatctTATCAATTTTACATTAGCTGATTCAATGCAACAATTATTAACGAATGATGAACGTATGCATGAATTAATGCCATTTGATTGTCCACAAatatatcattcaatgaaacaaaatcatatACCAATTTCATTGGATATACCAAATTTTCTATCGCGATCATCTCCTCCTACTAATATAAAGAATTTACGACTTcgtttcattgaattcattttacCAGGAACAATATTGGCAATAGTTTTCGCTTATGCATTAGTGTTAAcatcatatttatttatcaaagAACAAATGGCCGGATTACAGGAACGTTGTTTGACGGCCGGTGCATCCGGTATTGAAATTCTCATCTCTCATATGATCTCTCAAtcggttttatttttcttacaagaattattattaatattccTTATGAAAAATATGTTTGGTATTCCACAACGATCAATTCGATGGTATGGACCCGGATCATTAATATGGATGCTTGGATTTATGGGCATTGTTGCCGGTTTATTTGTTGGTGTTATATGTCCTCGACCACGTTCGGCtgcatttttcatttcag GAATTTTCATGCCTGGTTTCATTCTTTCCGGAATCATATGGCCAGTAGAATCATTAccaagatttttttattatataagcctatcattaccattaacACAACCAATAAATTCATTACGTTCAATTATATTTCGTGGTCTTGATTTTCgtattggaaaaattacAGCTGGTTatacaatatcatcaatttatatcGTAATATTGGTTCTATCtacattgattatatttaAGATTAAAACCTCTTCTTGA
- the LOC124499997 gene encoding ABC transporter G family member 20 isoform X2 — MNNNKKFTGFIDQPSSILSSPPTETLHHHQFDESKILQPPMKIFRSTSISISNNNNNDYLQYQQQQQQQQQQQQQKQHRSQLPQLFSGKSWAFERERNSYNYYRSEYPNDHNNHDDGGSEELEEQDEQERLASLEALRYALHHAPFCRNMHTLMSVPNEECFEMIGIPTKCAIRIESFSYENILDNINLEIPKGKIYALLGSANNGKSLLLKCILGRIPVYNSQAIEVFGQRPSLSPLSAICVGYMPQQIALHPELTIKQTLLYYGRLYQLPPSIICQRIQMLNNFFIETNHKNHHHHYSSSSSIQTSVHTLVRDLDQGNLWRLSLMVAIIHSPPLLLLDEPTDNVDPFVRSTVWSYLEKLSEKDGMTIVFTTKHPEELCYAYKAGLMRDGHVYIEDRPEELLRNYHCHTYIQMYNKFCMSNIPRRLRPSIAYYEQTNNDGQGFSGNLTIPPPSQLSYQTTQSQSLGEADNSSHNSNNFHDINHQQQQEQHFDGSGSDITATVANSVDNNKDKNTIHSYDGDDSNYSGDSMDVEDLQRTSLPLPMAQWPIAERRRTAYISHLFNFDFKRLYSLVLKNYFVIIGNIHLIILFYFIFPAMQIILVCFLSSRPFTSINNLPVTIVIAQSHDVNNPRIERLIRYTIDRSIFKPEIIVGDINESIKRIRRGETLAVIVPWLIEQTVIDFKNSSQNNDRTRDENSEEEDNFTYCQKLIYNWRMGFNSTMFGLRLHLDGSNFFINYLINFTLADSMQQLLTNDERMHELMPFDCPQIYHSMKQNHIPISLDIPNFLSRSSPPTNIKNLRLRFIEFILPGTILAIVFAYALVLTSYLFIKEQMAGLQERCLTAGASGIEILISHMISQSVLFFLQELLLIFLMKNMFGIPQRSIRWYGPGSLIWMLGFMGIVAGLFVGVICPRPRSAAFFISGIFMPGFILSGIIWPVESLPRFFYYISLSLPLTQPINSLRSIIFRGLDFRIGKITAGYTISSIYIVILVLSTLIIFKIKTSS; from the exons atgaataataataaaaaatttaccggttttattgatcaaccatcatcaatattatcatcaccaccaacgGAAacattacatcatcatcaatttgatgaatcaaaaattttacaaccaccaatgaaaatttttcgttcCACATCTATATCgatatcaaataataataataatgattatcttcaatatcaacaacaacagcagcagcaacaacaacaacagcagcaaaaacaacatcGATCACAATTACCACAATTATTTAGTGGAAAATCATGGGCTTTTGAACGTGAACGTAATagttataattattatcgttcAGAATATCCAAATGAtcacaataatcatgatgatggtggtagtgAAGAATTAGAAGAACAAGATGAACAAGAACGTTTAGCATCATTGGAAGCATTACGTTATGCATTACATCATGCACCATTCTGTCGTAATATGCATACATTAATGTCTGTACCGAATGAAGAAtgttttgaaatgattgGCATACCGACTAAATGTGCTATTcgtattgaatcattttcatatgaaaatattctcGATAATATTAATTTAGAGATACCAAAAGGAAAAATATATGCATTACTTGGTTCGGCAAATAATGGTAAATCATTGTTGCTTAAATGTATTCTTGGTCGTATACCGGTTTATAATTCACAAGCAATCGAAGTATTTGGACAACGACCATCactatcaccattatcagcTATTTGTGTTGGTTATATGCCACAACAAATTGCTTTACATCCAGAATTGACTATTAAACAAACATTACTTTATTATGGACGTCTTTATCAATTACCACCAAGTATTATTTGTCAACGAATAcaaatgttgaataattttttcatcgaaactaatcataaaaatcatcatcatcattattcatcatcatcatcaatacaaaCATCTGTCCATACATTAGTAAGAGATTTAGATCAAGGAAATCTATGGCGTCTTTCATTGATGGTAGCCATCATACattcaccaccattattattgttagaTGAACCAACtgataatgttgatccaTTCGTACGATCAACAGTTTGGTCTTATCTGGAAAAATTATCTGAAAAAGATG GAATGACTATTGTATTTACAACAAAACATCCAGAAGAATTATGTTATGCATATAAAGCTGGTTTAATGCGTGATGGACATGTTTATATTGAAGATCGTCCAGAAGAATTATTaagaaattatcattgtcatacatacatacagaTGTATAATAAATTTTGCATGTCCAACATTCCACGGCGTTTACGGCCTTCAATTGCTTATTATGAACAaaccaataatgatggccaAGGATTTTCAGGAAATTTAacaataccaccaccatcacaatTAAGTTATCAAACAACACAAAGTCAATCATTAGGTGAAGCAGATAATAGTAGCCATAATTCCAACAATTTTCATGATATTAATcaccagcaacaacaagaacaacactTTGATGGTTCAGGATCTGATATTACAGCTACGGTAGCAAATTCagtagataataataaagataaaaataccattcattcatatgatggtgatgatagtAATTATTCTGGTGATTCAATGGATGTTGAAGATCTACAACGTACATCACTTCCATTACCAATGGCACAATGGCCAATTGCTGAACGTCGTCGTACAGCATACATATcacatttatttaattttgacTTTAAACGTCTTTATTCATTGGTTTTAAAGAATTATTTCGTCATAATTGGAAATATTCACCTCATcatattgttttattttatatttccaGCTATGCAAATAATTTTAGTTTGTTTTCTATCTAGTAGACCATTCACTTCTATAAATAATCTACCTGTCACTATTGTTATTGCTCAATCACACGATGTAAATAATCCACGTATTGAACGTTTAATACGTTATACGATTGAtagatcaattttcaaaccGGAAATTATTGTTGGCgatataaatgaatcaatcaaacgtATACGTCGTGGTGAAACATTAGCCGTTATTGTTCCGTGGCTCATTGAACAGACGgtaattgattttaaaaattctagtcaaaataatgatcgtACACGAGATGAGAATAGTG aagaagaggaTAATTTTACCTATTgtcaaaaattaatttataattGGCGTATGGgtttcaattcaacaatgTTTGGCCTTCGATTACATTTGGAtggttcaaatttttttatcaattatctTATCAATTTTACATTAGCTGATTCAATGCAACAATTATTAACGAATGATGAACGTATGCATGAATTAATGCCATTTGATTGTCCACAAatatatcattcaatgaaacaaaatcatatACCAATTTCATTGGATATACCAAATTTTCTATCGCGATCATCTCCTCCTACTAATATAAAGAATTTACGACTTcgtttcattgaattcattttacCAGGAACAATATTGGCAATAGTTTTCGCTTATGCATTAGTGTTAAcatcatatttatttatcaaagAACAAATGGCCGGATTACAGGAACGTTGTTTGACGGCCGGTGCATCCGGTATTGAAATTCTCATCTCTCATATGATCTCTCAAtcggttttatttttcttacaagaattattattaatattccTTATGAAAAATATGTTTGGTATTCCACAACGATCAATTCGATGGTATGGACCCGGATCATTAATATGGATGCTTGGATTTATGGGCATTGTTGCCGGTTTATTTGTTGGTGTTATATGTCCTCGACCACGTTCGGCtgcatttttcatttcag GAATTTTCATGCCTGGTTTCATTCTTTCCGGAATCATATGGCCAGTAGAATCATTAccaagatttttttattatataagcctatcattaccattaacACAACCAATAAATTCATTACGTTCAATTATATTTCGTGGTCTTGATTTTCgtattggaaaaattacAGCTGGTTatacaatatcatcaatttatatcGTAATATTGGTTCTATCtacattgattatatttaAGATTAAAACCTCTTCTTGA